The region gggagaAGCAGTGGCTGGCACATCCTTGGGTAAAGGGGGcatcatttggcatgccacctcaggagatcttgggtcagccctgaaaaaaagtttttctgcaCTGCATGGGAAAGACCCTTCTGAAACTCCAGAAGGCTGTTCCCAGTTGATATtggcaacactgagctagatggaccaattgtctGACTTGGTAGACAACAGCTTCCAATGTTCAAAACAAATGCCAGCCATCAGCAACCAAACTGTAAAAGTAACTACCCTGCAGACTGCACTGCCTGAATAAGTGTATATAAGCTGTCCTGTGACATGATAGAAGGTACTTGCAACCAGATCCTGAGACTTACAGCCTAATACTGTCAGAATATGAAACGTGGGGAAAAAATTTGCTGGAATAAAAAAGCTGCAGGGAAAATAGAAGTGGGCAGGAATCAAGAATCCTGTTCTTGCAAAATTAACTTGTGCTTTGCAGTGTGATAGAAGGATgggttatttttgtttgtttcgcATATGCATCATGCCTCTAAATTATTATCATCAAAGCCTTTCTGGAACAGGTATAGAAGGCTTTGAATTAATCTGTATCTGTGACATTTTGAATGCCACTAACGGCCCGGTCCTATGAACCTTTCTGAtcgttccactgttgcaaaaagcCCAGCAACAGTGTGAAGATCACACTTCTACCAGGCCAGTCGGAGCTACTGCCAccacaaagcagcagcagtgacatgcTGCTCTGGAGCCCGGGCTCCACTGCTTGCAGTAAGCTAGCAGTGGGGGGCATGTCATGAGCAGGGAGGGCAATGGGAGTTTTGGGGTGgatcagggaagggaaggggtgaaTCCAGGCAGCACCAGCGTGTGTCAGAATTCTATCTCCCCTTGCCcagtccctccccttttctctccttggacttatgccagctaaatagatccaaggagacccaaaggcagCCTGAAGGCTTATAAAGAATTAAGcataaaagttttttacttagcTCCAATTAGccttcaggcagtggcatagcaagcaggggatggggggaggtATGCCTCAGGTACCATGCTGTCACATGAGGGTGCCACATGAGGCCCAGCGAAGATGGCTTCCGCCATCTCTTAGTATTTCAGTCCAGGGATCACTTAGAAACACAAAGAGGCAGCCACGGTGCAATCTGTCCACCACCCTCTTCCTCTCATTGAGCCTCCcaagagaggaggaagggggcagtggccaGATCACAAGCTGCTTTATCCTTCTCTTCCTggagaacttggaagtgatgtcgtgacttcACAACATcgtgtgacatcacaatgtcacagcCACAAGATCTGGGacccctagctacaccaccgccTTCAGGtcatcccaccaccaccaccatcatagcATACAGCACACAACTTCTTGGCAAGGCTGCTTGCTATAaagtggcagggaataggatagGGTTGTTAATTGTCCAGTGATAATACAAGAGATTGTGACTAGTTTTGTCTTCGACTTTCAGCTTAAATGCTAAAATGGAATGTTTCCCCACGAACCAGTCAGGCTGTTTATCTCACCTCTGTTTTCTCATGTTTTGCAGCAGCCAAGTCAAGAAATCCTTTGCTTCCAGGGATCTACCTTCAGGGCTTTGACTGCTTGTACCTAATGCTGGGCGTTCAGCTTCTCTCTTGGATGGGTCAAGGCGGTTACTGAGGGAAAAATGCACAAGAGGGTATCACTCTGGGATTCCTTTTAGGAACGCTGGAATGCTTCAGCAGTGCTGAGTCCACTTTCTCCTCCAGTTTGGATCAAGTTGCTAATTTTTAAAcaagcgaccccccccccccaagcatgccAGTGGATGTGGCTGGCTGCGTGTAACTCAAATGATAATGAGAAGCTGGAGAGAAAAAACACAGTGGATAATTACTCCCTCTTTCCACAAGGATACATAAATGGCCACAGTCACTTTCTTGTAAGTTACCTCCCATTATTTTTAGGTTCAATCAGTTCATTTTCAGGCAGGCATCTATAACTGGCACATAGTACCAAATGTGGGGAAGGCATTGGTCAGTTTTGGAAGGATAGATGGAGGGGGAAAATGCAGGTAAGAAGGGAACACTGAGAGACCCCTAGTCTTCTGAGGCATATTTGGAAGTGATCTATGCCAGAGACTTACTCAATGGTGTTCTCCCTCCTGTTCAAGAGCCACTCCACAAAGTTCTTCTTCAGCATGTTGTCCAACGTTCGACTGTAATCGCTTGCTAGGGTTCCTTCTGAATACTTCTTCTGCAGGATCCGGGGATTCTTTGCATTCGCCCTGGGTTAAAGGAGAAACACACAGAGTGCAAGTATTAGGAATACCCTTGCATCCagctctagatcagcaatttctGTGAGACCAATGCTATGATCCCCTCTTAATATTAGTCATCCTTTTAATTGAAATATCAGTACTGTACAATTTTCAGGCATGACAAGGTGTTCATCGGTGGATTGATCAGGACTGAAGCAGGGGTCTTTCTTGACAGGTATAAAGAATGGGGGGGGCACAATTATGGAAATGGTAGAGCCATTCCAGTGCTAATCTCTCAGCCACCTGTGGGTCTCCAGTTCTCTTAAACAACTCCACC is a window of Tiliqua scincoides isolate rTilSci1 chromosome 5, rTilSci1.hap2, whole genome shotgun sequence DNA encoding:
- the GIP gene encoding gastric inhibitory polypeptide, translated to MMPFRVLALLMFSLSVVLMEENSTRANAKNPRILQKKYSEGTLASDYSRTLDNMLKKNFVEWLLNRRENTIDNRLDPSKREAERPALGTSSQSPEGRSLEAKDFLTWLLQNMRKQSLALPKDSADWKDILRQEVLAWLISADLCRPM